Proteins from one Mustela erminea isolate mMusErm1 chromosome 20, mMusErm1.Pri, whole genome shotgun sequence genomic window:
- the EARS2 gene encoding probable glutamate--tRNA ligase, mitochondrial isoform X2, which produces MAVLLKRLLQSARHPAASGRPMGRREASLGTDPGAVVRVRFAPSPTGFLHLGGLRTALYNYIFAKKHQGSFILRLEDTDQTRLVPGAAENIEDMLEWAGIPPDESPRRGGPVGPYQQSQRLELYARATEALLESGAAYPCFCSPQRLELLKKEALRNHQTPRYDNRCRNLSQGQVAQKLAQGPKPAIRFRLEGEAPAFQDLVYGWNRHEVANVEGDPVILKSDGFPTYHLACVVDDHHMGISHVLRGSEWLVSTSKHLLLYQALGWQPPRFAHLPLLLNRDGSKLSKRQGDIFLEHFAAANFLPDALLDIITNCGSGFAENQMGRTLPELITQFDLTRVTCHSALLDLEKLPEFNRLHLCRLVSSETQRRQLVGKLQALVEETFGDQIQDREVLAPAYVERIILLRQGHICRLQDLVSPAYSYLWTRPAVGRAQLGPLSEKVDVIAKRVLGLLEGPDTSFTQDMLNSKLKKVSEGLEGTKHSTVMRVLRVALSGQLGPPVAEMMVSLGVREVRERIQKVLSS; this is translated from the exons ATGGCGGTGCTCCTGAAGAGGTTGCTGCAGTCGGCGAGGCACCCTGCGGCCTCGGGCCGGCCCATGGGACGGCGCGAGGCCAGCCTGGGCACTGATCCCGGGGCTGTGGTGCGGGTGCGGTTCGCCCCCAGTCCCACAG GCTTTTTGCACCTGGGTGGCCTCCGCACTGCCTTGTACAACTATATCTTTGCCAAGAAGCACCAGGGGAGTTTCATCCTTAGGCTGGAGGACACGGATCAGACCCGCCTTGTGCCTGGGGCAGCGGAGAATATTGAGGACATGCTGGAGTGGGCAG GCATCCCGCCTGATGAGAGTCCCCGCCGGGGAGGTCCTGTTGGGCCCTACCAGCAGTCCCAGCGTCTCGAGCTATACGCCCGGGCCACAGAAGCGCTGCTGGAGTCCGGCGCCGCTTACCCCTGCTTCTGTTCACCGCAGCGGCTGGAGCTCCTGAAGAAGGAGGCCCTAAGGAACCACCAGACACCCCG GTATGACAACAGGTGCCGGAACCTGAGCCAGGGGCAGGTGGCCCAGAAGCTAGCCCAAGGCCCCAAACCTGCGATCCGCTTCCGCCTGGAGGGGGAAGCGCCAGCCTTCCAGGACCTGGTGTACGGCTGGAATCGGCATGAGGTGGCAAATGTGGAGGGGGACCCAGTCATCCTGAAAAGCGATGGCTTCCCCACGTATCATCTGGCCTGCGTGGTGGACGACCACCACATGGGCATCAGCCACGTGCTGCGTGGGTCCGAGTGGCTGGTCTCCACCTCCAAGCATCTGCTTCTctaccaggccctgggctggcagCCTCCTCGCTTTGCCCACCTGCCCCTGCTGCTCAACAGGGATGGCAGCAAGCTGTCCAAGAGGCAGGGGGACATTTTCTTGGAGCATTTCGCGGCCGCCAACTTCCTGCCGGATGCCTTGCTTGATATCATCACCAACTGTGGCTCGGGGTTTGCAG AGAACCAGATGGGCAGGACCTTGCCGGAGTTGATAACACAGTTTGACCTGACCCGAGTCACCTGCCACTCAGCCCTGTTGGACCTGGAGAAGCTTCCAGAATTCAACAG GCTGCACCTCTGTCGGCTGGTGAGCAGCGAGACCCAGAGGCGCCAGCTGGTGGGGAAGCTGCAGGCCCTGGTGGAGGAGACGTTCGGGGACCAGATTCAGGACAGGGAGGTCCTGGCCCCAGCCTACGTGGAAAGGATCATCCTGCTGAGACAG GGTCACATTTGCCGCCTGCAGGATCTGGTCTCGCCAGCATACTCCTACCTGTGGACTCGCCCTGCAGTGGGCCGAGCACAGCTGGGCCCCCTCTCAGAGAAGGTGGATGTGATTGCCAAGCGTGTGCTGGG GCTTTTAGAAGGACCTGATACAAGCTTTACTCAGGACATGCTGAATAGCAAACTGAAGAAGGTATCCGAAGGCCTGGAAGGGACCAAACACAGTACTGTGATGCGGGTCCTCCGAGTGGCCCTCAGCGGGCAGCTG GGACCCCCTGTAGCCGAGATGATGGTGTCCTTGGGAGTGAGGGAAGTGCGGGAGCGGATACAGAAGGTGCTTTCCAGCTAG
- the EARS2 gene encoding probable glutamate--tRNA ligase, mitochondrial isoform X1, giving the protein MAVLLKRLLQSARHPAASGRPMGRREASLGTDPGAVVRVRFAPSPTGFLHLGGLRTALYNYIFAKKHQGSFILRLEDTDQTRLVPGAAENIEDMLEWAGIPPDESPRRGGPVGPYQQSQRLELYARATEALLESGAAYPCFCSPQRLELLKKEALRNHQTPRYDNRCRNLSQGQVAQKLAQGPKPAIRFRLEGEAPAFQDLVYGWNRHEVANVEGDPVILKSDGFPTYHLACVVDDHHMGISHVLRGSEWLVSTSKHLLLYQALGWQPPRFAHLPLLLNRDGSKLSKRQGDIFLEHFAAANFLPDALLDIITNCGSGFAENQMGRTLPELITQFDLTRVTCHSALLDLEKLPEFNRLHLCRLVSSETQRRQLVGKLQALVEETFGDQIQDREVLAPAYVERIILLRQGHICRLQDLVSPAYSYLWTRPAVGRAQLGPLSEKVDVIAKRVLGLLEGPDTSFTQDMLNSKLKKVSEGLEGTKHSTVMRVLRVALSGQLQGPPVAEMMVSLGVREVRERIQKVLSS; this is encoded by the exons ATGGCGGTGCTCCTGAAGAGGTTGCTGCAGTCGGCGAGGCACCCTGCGGCCTCGGGCCGGCCCATGGGACGGCGCGAGGCCAGCCTGGGCACTGATCCCGGGGCTGTGGTGCGGGTGCGGTTCGCCCCCAGTCCCACAG GCTTTTTGCACCTGGGTGGCCTCCGCACTGCCTTGTACAACTATATCTTTGCCAAGAAGCACCAGGGGAGTTTCATCCTTAGGCTGGAGGACACGGATCAGACCCGCCTTGTGCCTGGGGCAGCGGAGAATATTGAGGACATGCTGGAGTGGGCAG GCATCCCGCCTGATGAGAGTCCCCGCCGGGGAGGTCCTGTTGGGCCCTACCAGCAGTCCCAGCGTCTCGAGCTATACGCCCGGGCCACAGAAGCGCTGCTGGAGTCCGGCGCCGCTTACCCCTGCTTCTGTTCACCGCAGCGGCTGGAGCTCCTGAAGAAGGAGGCCCTAAGGAACCACCAGACACCCCG GTATGACAACAGGTGCCGGAACCTGAGCCAGGGGCAGGTGGCCCAGAAGCTAGCCCAAGGCCCCAAACCTGCGATCCGCTTCCGCCTGGAGGGGGAAGCGCCAGCCTTCCAGGACCTGGTGTACGGCTGGAATCGGCATGAGGTGGCAAATGTGGAGGGGGACCCAGTCATCCTGAAAAGCGATGGCTTCCCCACGTATCATCTGGCCTGCGTGGTGGACGACCACCACATGGGCATCAGCCACGTGCTGCGTGGGTCCGAGTGGCTGGTCTCCACCTCCAAGCATCTGCTTCTctaccaggccctgggctggcagCCTCCTCGCTTTGCCCACCTGCCCCTGCTGCTCAACAGGGATGGCAGCAAGCTGTCCAAGAGGCAGGGGGACATTTTCTTGGAGCATTTCGCGGCCGCCAACTTCCTGCCGGATGCCTTGCTTGATATCATCACCAACTGTGGCTCGGGGTTTGCAG AGAACCAGATGGGCAGGACCTTGCCGGAGTTGATAACACAGTTTGACCTGACCCGAGTCACCTGCCACTCAGCCCTGTTGGACCTGGAGAAGCTTCCAGAATTCAACAG GCTGCACCTCTGTCGGCTGGTGAGCAGCGAGACCCAGAGGCGCCAGCTGGTGGGGAAGCTGCAGGCCCTGGTGGAGGAGACGTTCGGGGACCAGATTCAGGACAGGGAGGTCCTGGCCCCAGCCTACGTGGAAAGGATCATCCTGCTGAGACAG GGTCACATTTGCCGCCTGCAGGATCTGGTCTCGCCAGCATACTCCTACCTGTGGACTCGCCCTGCAGTGGGCCGAGCACAGCTGGGCCCCCTCTCAGAGAAGGTGGATGTGATTGCCAAGCGTGTGCTGGG GCTTTTAGAAGGACCTGATACAAGCTTTACTCAGGACATGCTGAATAGCAAACTGAAGAAGGTATCCGAAGGCCTGGAAGGGACCAAACACAGTACTGTGATGCGGGTCCTCCGAGTGGCCCTCAGCGGGCAGCTG CAAGGACCCCCTGTAGCCGAGATGATGGTGTCCTTGGGAGTGAGGGAAGTGCGGGAGCGGATACAGAAGGTGCTTTCCAGCTAG
- the EARS2 gene encoding probable glutamate--tRNA ligase, mitochondrial isoform X4, with amino-acid sequence MAVLLKRLLQSARHPAASGRPMGRREASLGTDPGAVVRVRFAPSPTGFLHLGGLRTALYNYIFAKKHQGSFILRLEDTDQTRLVPGAAENIEDMLEWAGIPPDESPRRGGPVGPYQQSQRLELYARATEALLESGAAYPCFCSPQRLELLKKEALRNHQTPRYDNRCRNLSQGQVAQKLAQGPKPAIRFRLEGEAPAFQDLVYGWNRHEVANVEGDPVILKSDGFPTYHLACVVDDHHMGISHVLRGSEWLVSTSKHLLLYQALGWQPPRFAHLPLLLNRDGSKLSKRQGDIFLEHFAAANFLPDALLDIITNCGSGFAENQMGRTLPELITQFDLTRVTCHSALLDLEKLPEFNRLLEGPDTSFTQDMLNSKLKKVSEGLEGTKHSTVMRVLRVALSGQLQGPPVAEMMVSLGVREVRERIQKVLSS; translated from the exons ATGGCGGTGCTCCTGAAGAGGTTGCTGCAGTCGGCGAGGCACCCTGCGGCCTCGGGCCGGCCCATGGGACGGCGCGAGGCCAGCCTGGGCACTGATCCCGGGGCTGTGGTGCGGGTGCGGTTCGCCCCCAGTCCCACAG GCTTTTTGCACCTGGGTGGCCTCCGCACTGCCTTGTACAACTATATCTTTGCCAAGAAGCACCAGGGGAGTTTCATCCTTAGGCTGGAGGACACGGATCAGACCCGCCTTGTGCCTGGGGCAGCGGAGAATATTGAGGACATGCTGGAGTGGGCAG GCATCCCGCCTGATGAGAGTCCCCGCCGGGGAGGTCCTGTTGGGCCCTACCAGCAGTCCCAGCGTCTCGAGCTATACGCCCGGGCCACAGAAGCGCTGCTGGAGTCCGGCGCCGCTTACCCCTGCTTCTGTTCACCGCAGCGGCTGGAGCTCCTGAAGAAGGAGGCCCTAAGGAACCACCAGACACCCCG GTATGACAACAGGTGCCGGAACCTGAGCCAGGGGCAGGTGGCCCAGAAGCTAGCCCAAGGCCCCAAACCTGCGATCCGCTTCCGCCTGGAGGGGGAAGCGCCAGCCTTCCAGGACCTGGTGTACGGCTGGAATCGGCATGAGGTGGCAAATGTGGAGGGGGACCCAGTCATCCTGAAAAGCGATGGCTTCCCCACGTATCATCTGGCCTGCGTGGTGGACGACCACCACATGGGCATCAGCCACGTGCTGCGTGGGTCCGAGTGGCTGGTCTCCACCTCCAAGCATCTGCTTCTctaccaggccctgggctggcagCCTCCTCGCTTTGCCCACCTGCCCCTGCTGCTCAACAGGGATGGCAGCAAGCTGTCCAAGAGGCAGGGGGACATTTTCTTGGAGCATTTCGCGGCCGCCAACTTCCTGCCGGATGCCTTGCTTGATATCATCACCAACTGTGGCTCGGGGTTTGCAG AGAACCAGATGGGCAGGACCTTGCCGGAGTTGATAACACAGTTTGACCTGACCCGAGTCACCTGCCACTCAGCCCTGTTGGACCTGGAGAAGCTTCCAGAATTCAACAG GCTTTTAGAAGGACCTGATACAAGCTTTACTCAGGACATGCTGAATAGCAAACTGAAGAAGGTATCCGAAGGCCTGGAAGGGACCAAACACAGTACTGTGATGCGGGTCCTCCGAGTGGCCCTCAGCGGGCAGCTG CAAGGACCCCCTGTAGCCGAGATGATGGTGTCCTTGGGAGTGAGGGAAGTGCGGGAGCGGATACAGAAGGTGCTTTCCAGCTAG
- the EARS2 gene encoding probable glutamate--tRNA ligase, mitochondrial isoform X3 yields MLEWAGIPPDESPRRGGPVGPYQQSQRLELYARATEALLESGAAYPCFCSPQRLELLKKEALRNHQTPRYDNRCRNLSQGQVAQKLAQGPKPAIRFRLEGEAPAFQDLVYGWNRHEVANVEGDPVILKSDGFPTYHLACVVDDHHMGISHVLRGSEWLVSTSKHLLLYQALGWQPPRFAHLPLLLNRDGSKLSKRQGDIFLEHFAAANFLPDALLDIITNCGSGFAENQMGRTLPELITQFDLTRVTCHSALLDLEKLPEFNRLHLCRLVSSETQRRQLVGKLQALVEETFGDQIQDREVLAPAYVERIILLRQGHICRLQDLVSPAYSYLWTRPAVGRAQLGPLSEKVDVIAKRVLGLLEGPDTSFTQDMLNSKLKKVSEGLEGTKHSTVMRVLRVALSGQLQGPPVAEMMVSLGVREVRERIQKVLSS; encoded by the exons ATGCTGGAGTGGGCAG GCATCCCGCCTGATGAGAGTCCCCGCCGGGGAGGTCCTGTTGGGCCCTACCAGCAGTCCCAGCGTCTCGAGCTATACGCCCGGGCCACAGAAGCGCTGCTGGAGTCCGGCGCCGCTTACCCCTGCTTCTGTTCACCGCAGCGGCTGGAGCTCCTGAAGAAGGAGGCCCTAAGGAACCACCAGACACCCCG GTATGACAACAGGTGCCGGAACCTGAGCCAGGGGCAGGTGGCCCAGAAGCTAGCCCAAGGCCCCAAACCTGCGATCCGCTTCCGCCTGGAGGGGGAAGCGCCAGCCTTCCAGGACCTGGTGTACGGCTGGAATCGGCATGAGGTGGCAAATGTGGAGGGGGACCCAGTCATCCTGAAAAGCGATGGCTTCCCCACGTATCATCTGGCCTGCGTGGTGGACGACCACCACATGGGCATCAGCCACGTGCTGCGTGGGTCCGAGTGGCTGGTCTCCACCTCCAAGCATCTGCTTCTctaccaggccctgggctggcagCCTCCTCGCTTTGCCCACCTGCCCCTGCTGCTCAACAGGGATGGCAGCAAGCTGTCCAAGAGGCAGGGGGACATTTTCTTGGAGCATTTCGCGGCCGCCAACTTCCTGCCGGATGCCTTGCTTGATATCATCACCAACTGTGGCTCGGGGTTTGCAG AGAACCAGATGGGCAGGACCTTGCCGGAGTTGATAACACAGTTTGACCTGACCCGAGTCACCTGCCACTCAGCCCTGTTGGACCTGGAGAAGCTTCCAGAATTCAACAG GCTGCACCTCTGTCGGCTGGTGAGCAGCGAGACCCAGAGGCGCCAGCTGGTGGGGAAGCTGCAGGCCCTGGTGGAGGAGACGTTCGGGGACCAGATTCAGGACAGGGAGGTCCTGGCCCCAGCCTACGTGGAAAGGATCATCCTGCTGAGACAG GGTCACATTTGCCGCCTGCAGGATCTGGTCTCGCCAGCATACTCCTACCTGTGGACTCGCCCTGCAGTGGGCCGAGCACAGCTGGGCCCCCTCTCAGAGAAGGTGGATGTGATTGCCAAGCGTGTGCTGGG GCTTTTAGAAGGACCTGATACAAGCTTTACTCAGGACATGCTGAATAGCAAACTGAAGAAGGTATCCGAAGGCCTGGAAGGGACCAAACACAGTACTGTGATGCGGGTCCTCCGAGTGGCCCTCAGCGGGCAGCTG CAAGGACCCCCTGTAGCCGAGATGATGGTGTCCTTGGGAGTGAGGGAAGTGCGGGAGCGGATACAGAAGGTGCTTTCCAGCTAG